One stretch of Anguilla anguilla isolate fAngAng1 chromosome 5, fAngAng1.pri, whole genome shotgun sequence DNA includes these proteins:
- the LOC118228217 gene encoding E3 ubiquitin-protein ligase RNF38-like translates to MPIAAAGQPTTQEPCVYSRLPATPDPIPKRGHLRADTGVQPQEHIDYAGAEGGRGPGGHSSRVFPEPGSSSQSQSPPTPSPFATSYPQHHPHSPAMEPPRTRSRSRSGFYQYNMSSGANGNNAVNASAGFGVPHPQQHNSGCMPRGGPSPSEIQRTPGSNLPPSAQRHAGPGAHRNAGAGGIAFHCHPDPAYGEESDKSEDCPSPKRQRLSQQSVLELAVAPPSTPSPPMRPWELPHSRRPHPLPHGPAHPHYAPERCHTPARSRRSPPVRRQRGRRERLTRQHHAHHGSPGGGQDENYHHPHLAPHHGAHHIPHPPHSHPTHPYGQPPPPPGLEEPRAFHPPTLSPRLLHPAAHPQQQSMVMDLHEQLQQGTVPVSYTVSPVPPHGLPPPLCTGQHLPACSSQQQVPGCSVVFSSQHYPVCSVPPPMLQACSVQHLPVPYAFPSLLSSDPPFLLHPPHLPHHPPHLPPPGQFVPFQTQQSRSPLQRIENEVELLGEHLSVGGGFGFPHSAHASAMPPSTPLQFLSHDPLPQELFGVPYPHFMPRRVTGRRYRSQQAVPPPPYHPSFLPYFLSMLPVQPTVGPAISLELDVDDGEVENYEALLNLAERLGEAKPRGLTKADIEQLPSYRFNSNNHQSEQTLCVVCMCDFESRQLLRVLPCNHEFHAKCVDKWLKANRTCPICRADASEVQRDSE, encoded by the exons CCGGGGGCCACAGCAGCAGGGTTTTTCCAGAGCCCGGATCCTCCTCTCAGTCGCAGTCTcctcctaccccctcccccttcgccACCTCCtacccccaacaccacccccatTCCCCGGCCATGGAGCCCCCGAGGACTCGGTCGCGGTCGCGGTCTGGATTCTACCAGTACAACATGAGCAGCGGGGCTAACGGCAACAACGCCGTTAATGCCAGCGCCGGCTTCGGCGTCCCTCATCCACAACAGCACAACTCTGGGTGCATGCCCCGCGGGGGACCCAGCCCCTCAGAAATCCAGCGTACCCCAGGAAGTAACCTGCCGCCCAGCGCACAGAGACACGCAGGGCCCGGCGCACACCGAAACGCCGGGGCAG GAGGAATCGCCTTCCACTGCCACCCGGACCCTGCCTATGGAGAAGAGAGTGACAAG AGTGAGGACTGCCCCAGCCCGAAGCGTCAGCGCCTGTCCCAGCAGTCAGTGCTGGAGCTGGCCgtcgcccccccctccacgcccTCGCCCCCCATGCGCCCCTGGGAGCTCCCGCACAGCcgcaggccacaccccctcccccacggccccgcccacccgcaTTACGCCCCCGAGCGCTGCCACACCCCGGCCCGCAGCCGccgcag CCCTCCCGTCAGGCGTCAGCGTGGTCGTCGTGAGCGCCTGACCCGCCAGCACCACGCCCACCACGGCTcccccgggggggggcaggacgagaactaccaccacccccacctcgccccccaCCACGGCGCCCACCACATCCCCCACCCGCCCCACTCGCACCCGACCCACCCGTACGgccagccgccccccccgcccggcctgGAGGAGCCCCGGgccttccacccccccaccctgtcccccCGCCTGCTGCACCCCGCAGCCCACCCCCAGCAGCAGAGCATGGTGATGGACCTCCACGAGCAG ctgcagcagggcacGGTGCCGGTGTCGTACACTGTTTCGCCGGTGCCCCCCCACGGGCTGCCGCCCCCCCTCTGCACGGGACAGCACCTCCCCGCCTGCTCCTCCCAGCAGCAGGTCCCGGGCTGCTCCGTGGTCTTCAGCAGCCAGCACTACCCCGTCTGCAGTGTGCCCCCCCCA ATGCTGCAGGCCTGCTCAGTCCAGCACTTGCCGGTGCCCTAcgccttcccctccctcctctccagcGACCCCCCGttcctcctgcaccccccccatctcccGCACCACCCGCCCCACCTGCCCCCGCCGGGGCAGTTTGTGCCCTTCCAGACGCAGCAGTCCCGCTCG ccgctgCAGAGAATCGAAAATGAGGTGGAGCTGCTTGGGGAGCACCTGTCGGTGGGCGGCGGCTTCGGCTTCCCCCACTCGGCCCACGCCAGTGCCATGCCCCCCTCCACGCCTCTGCAGTTcctttcccatgatcctctacCTCAGGAGCTCTTTGGAGTG CCGTACCCCCACTTCATGCCTCGGAGGGTCACAGGGAGGCGCTACCGCTCCCAGCAGGCCGTGCCCCCCCCGCCCTACCACCCCAGCTTCCTGCCCTACTTCCT ctcgaTGCTGCCGGTCCAGCCCACTGTGGGACCCGCCATCAGTCTGGAGCTGGACGTGGACGACGGCGAGGTGGAGAACTACgag gcGCTGCTGAACTTGGCGGAGAGGCTGGGGGAGGCTAAGCCGCGCGGACTGACCAAGGCCGACATCGAGCAGCTTCCATCCTACAGATTCAACTCCAACAACCACCAGTCTGAGCAGACCCT gtgtgtggtcTGCATGTGCGATTTCGAGTCTCGCCAGCTGCTGCGAGTCCTGCCCTGTAATCACGAGTTCCACGCCAAGTGTGTCGACAAGTGGCTGAAG gccaACAGAACCTGCCCCATCTGCAGAGCGGACGCGTCTGAGGTGCAGCGGGACTCCGAGTGA